In one Nocardioides luteus genomic region, the following are encoded:
- a CDS encoding DUF4440 domain-containing protein → MVTTRGEAAATSDEIAIEALVDAFFSAFTSGPDTAARLDDLRRIMLPGATVVRTCGLPAEVYDLESFIAPRLALLTSGEIADFEEWPEPGRIDVFGDIAHWWGAYGKRWRAGGELHSGRGMKTMSFVRTGDGWRISSAAWDDERDGVRLG, encoded by the coding sequence ATGGTCACCACCCGCGGCGAGGCCGCAGCGACGTCGGACGAGATCGCGATCGAGGCGCTGGTGGATGCGTTCTTCTCCGCCTTCACCTCCGGACCGGACACGGCCGCACGCCTGGACGATCTGCGGCGGATCATGCTTCCCGGCGCAACCGTGGTGCGCACCTGCGGACTGCCGGCCGAGGTATACGACCTCGAGTCCTTCATCGCCCCGCGCCTCGCGCTGCTGACCAGCGGCGAGATCGCCGACTTCGAGGAGTGGCCCGAGCCCGGCCGGATCGACGTCTTCGGCGACATCGCCCACTGGTGGGGCGCCTACGGCAAACGCTGGCGCGCCGGAGGCGAGCTCCACTCCGGCCGAGGCATGAAGACGATGTCGTTCGTACGCACCGGCGACGGCTGGCGGATCAGCTCCGCCGCCTGGGACGACGAGCGCGACGGCGTACGCCTCGGTTGA
- a CDS encoding TetR/AcrR family transcriptional regulator has translation MSIRRTQPGRPRLIPATTASPPREQVLHAAAQLFVTQGFAATSTREIAEKVGIRQASLYYHFTGKDEILAELLERSVRPTVDRVEQIEQAAAESPETALYALVLVDLHTLAEAPDNIGVLATHPDVTSSEAFDAFRSARAELAGAYGRIAAQLAEPGAAHTAEPRHLGEMLIHLVEVTTSLRSIGLTIDEETADAIASTCLRACGVPESRILSAASTAAALVAGLPASPHG, from the coding sequence ATGAGCATCCGACGAACCCAACCCGGCCGACCACGCCTCATTCCCGCCACCACGGCCAGCCCACCACGTGAGCAGGTCCTCCATGCCGCGGCGCAGCTGTTCGTGACCCAGGGCTTCGCCGCCACCTCCACCCGTGAGATCGCGGAGAAGGTCGGGATCAGGCAGGCCTCGCTCTACTACCACTTCACCGGCAAGGACGAGATCCTCGCCGAGCTCCTGGAGCGATCCGTCCGGCCCACCGTCGACCGGGTCGAGCAGATCGAGCAGGCCGCGGCCGAGAGTCCCGAGACCGCGCTCTACGCGCTGGTGCTCGTCGACCTGCACACCCTCGCCGAGGCGCCGGACAACATCGGCGTGCTGGCCACCCATCCCGACGTGACCAGCAGCGAGGCGTTCGACGCCTTCCGCAGCGCCCGCGCGGAGCTCGCCGGCGCCTACGGGCGGATCGCGGCGCAGCTCGCGGAGCCCGGCGCCGCGCACACCGCCGAGCCTCGTCATCTCGGCGAGATGCTCATCCACCTCGTCGAGGTCACCACCAGCCTCCGCAGCATCGGCCTGACGATCGACGAGGAGACGGCCGACGCCATCGCCTCGACCTGCCTTCGCGCCTGCGGGGTCCCCGAGAGCCGCATCCTCTCGGCGGCTTCGACCGCGGCGGCTCTCGTCGCCGGGCTGCCGGCGAGCCCCCATGGCTGA
- a CDS encoding helix-turn-helix domain-containing protein → MPRSSRRAREALTEALRDTRRAAGLTGAGLADALGAGWSQPKVSKIESGRQAVSEAEVRAWAAAVGADKEMLLALRTRADQEHAAFRDARPASGGAERRQDAYAATEVAATVLTSFQPHSVPELLQTPDYARALLALAGGSRDEAADREDVSTVIAARLRRSAILYEAGRSITILVGEAALHHLVGSPDVMRAQIDHIAKLATTTRATIGIVPFESFPVLVQHGWDQRDRIVTLETSAGDLEIADPVEVARYEHWTQLLLDHALTGAAAAERCARIISERGRAPAARGDHE, encoded by the coding sequence GTGCCCCGCTCCAGCCGTCGAGCCCGCGAAGCGCTCACCGAGGCGCTCCGTGACACCCGCCGAGCCGCAGGCCTGACCGGAGCCGGCCTCGCGGACGCCCTGGGGGCGGGCTGGTCGCAGCCGAAGGTGTCGAAGATCGAGTCCGGTCGACAGGCGGTCTCCGAGGCCGAGGTCCGGGCCTGGGCGGCCGCGGTGGGTGCCGACAAGGAGATGCTGCTCGCGCTGCGTACCCGCGCGGACCAGGAGCACGCGGCCTTCCGTGACGCTCGTCCGGCGAGCGGAGGCGCCGAGCGGCGCCAGGACGCCTACGCCGCGACCGAGGTGGCCGCGACGGTCCTGACGAGCTTCCAGCCCCACAGCGTCCCCGAGCTGCTGCAGACCCCCGACTATGCGCGCGCCCTGCTGGCCCTGGCCGGTGGCTCCCGCGACGAGGCTGCGGATCGCGAGGACGTCTCCACCGTGATCGCGGCCCGGCTCAGGCGCTCGGCGATCCTCTACGAGGCCGGCCGGTCGATCACGATCCTGGTCGGCGAGGCGGCCCTCCATCATCTGGTCGGATCTCCCGACGTCATGCGCGCCCAGATCGATCACATCGCCAAGCTGGCGACCACGACCCGGGCGACCATCGGGATCGTCCCCTTCGAGAGCTTCCCCGTTCTGGTCCAGCACGGCTGGGACCAGCGCGACCGGATCGTCACCCTCGAGACCAGCGCCGGCGACCTCGAGATCGCCGACCCGGTCGAGGTCGCTCGCTACGAGCACTGGACCCAGCTCCTACTCGACCATGCGCTGACGGGTGCGGCCGCTGCCGAGCGATGCGCCCGGATCATCAGCGAGCGGGGGAGGGCGCCGGCGGCGCGCGGCGACCACGAATAG
- the mgrA gene encoding L-glyceraldehyde 3-phosphate reductase: MTYVPAESRYDAMEYRRTGHSGLDLPAVSLGLWHNFGDDLPFERQRAILRTAFDAGITHFDLANNYGPPYGSAEENFGRHLRGDFAGLRDELVISTKAGWDMWPGPYGKIGGSRKYLISSLDQSLKRMGLDYVDIFYHHRPDPSTPLEETMGALDQIVRSGKALYVGLSSYSSALTREAAAILRDLGTPLLIHQPSYSILNRWLETDGLLDTLDEVGAGAISFSPLAQGLLTDKYLGGSVPEDSRAAKARFLTPEALTSETLAGIESLNSLATDRGQTLAQMALAWALRDPRMTSVVIGASRPEQVTDCLGALSGPELTTEELARIDEYATATGIDLWKRDRVEGDYREIFN; this comes from the coding sequence ATGACCTACGTTCCTGCGGAGTCCCGCTACGACGCGATGGAGTACCGGCGGACCGGGCACAGCGGCCTGGACCTGCCCGCGGTCAGCCTCGGGCTGTGGCACAACTTCGGTGACGACCTGCCGTTCGAGCGGCAGCGGGCGATCCTGCGTACGGCCTTCGACGCGGGCATCACCCACTTCGACCTCGCCAACAACTACGGTCCGCCCTACGGCTCGGCCGAGGAGAACTTCGGCCGCCACCTGCGTGGCGACTTCGCCGGGCTGCGGGACGAGCTGGTGATCTCGACCAAGGCGGGCTGGGACATGTGGCCGGGGCCGTACGGGAAGATCGGCGGCTCGCGGAAGTACCTGATCTCCAGCCTCGACCAGTCGCTGAAGCGGATGGGCCTCGACTACGTCGACATCTTCTACCACCACCGCCCCGACCCCAGCACGCCGCTGGAGGAGACGATGGGCGCGCTCGACCAGATCGTCCGGTCCGGGAAGGCGCTCTACGTCGGGCTGAGCTCCTACTCCTCCGCGCTGACCCGCGAGGCGGCGGCGATCCTGCGCGACCTCGGCACCCCGCTGCTGATCCACCAGCCGTCCTACTCGATCCTCAACCGCTGGCTCGAGACCGACGGGCTGCTGGACACGCTCGACGAGGTCGGTGCCGGTGCCATCTCGTTCTCGCCGCTGGCGCAGGGACTGCTGACCGACAAGTATCTCGGTGGCAGCGTCCCCGAGGACTCGCGCGCGGCCAAGGCTCGGTTCCTGACCCCGGAGGCGCTCACCTCCGAGACGCTCGCCGGCATCGAGTCGCTCAACTCCCTCGCCACCGACCGCGGCCAGACTCTGGCCCAGATGGCGCTCGCCTGGGCGCTGCGTGACCCGCGGATGACCTCGGTGGTCATCGGCGCCTCCCGGCCCGAGCAGGTCACCGACTGCCTCGGCGCGCTCTCCGGTCCCGAGCTCACCACCGAGGAGCTGGCCCGGATCGACGAGTACGCCACCGCCACCGGCATCGACCTGTGGAAGCGCGACCGGGTCGAGGGCGACTACCGGGAGATCTTCAACTGA
- a CDS encoding amidase encodes MRVDEYLTYDATGLAQLVAAKEVTAAEALAAARERAEAVNPRINAIVADIPEADDQVAGDGPSGPFAGVPFLVKDLAQEYQGHPTTYGSRALVDDVAEEHSYFTRSALDAGLVIFGKTNTPEFGSKGITEPELFGPSRNPWNTDHTPGGSSGGSGAAVAAGIVPAAGANDGGGSIRIPAACNGLVGLKTTRGLLPLGPQSLDASNGFVVQGVVTRTVRDAAGLYDALLGDRSLAMLHAPHPDGPFSEAIAAAPRPLRIGFTSTSSITEPDPEAIAAVEDAAKALEALGHQVEEVEAPYDAAELGRDFLTIWFASAAAEVAEAKLRVGAKNADFEADTLAVAELGRAGGVVAVELAHINRRSHVRRLSEFHETYDLLLTPTLAKPPLKVGQLTTPKALQTAARVLHKVHGGRVMRATGMIDQLVDENLGWVPYTQLANITGRPAISVPTYRTAAGLPLGIQLSGQLGDDGLLLQVAAQLEESKPWAEHWPKL; translated from the coding sequence ATGCGGGTCGATGAGTATCTGACGTACGACGCCACCGGGCTGGCGCAGCTGGTCGCTGCCAAGGAGGTGACCGCCGCCGAGGCGCTGGCCGCGGCGCGGGAGCGGGCCGAGGCGGTGAACCCGCGGATCAACGCGATCGTCGCGGACATCCCGGAGGCCGACGACCAGGTCGCCGGCGACGGCCCCAGCGGGCCGTTCGCCGGGGTGCCGTTCCTGGTGAAGGACCTGGCCCAGGAGTACCAGGGCCATCCGACGACCTACGGCTCCCGCGCGCTCGTCGACGACGTCGCCGAGGAGCACTCCTACTTCACCCGGAGCGCCCTGGACGCCGGTCTGGTGATCTTCGGCAAGACGAACACCCCGGAGTTCGGGTCGAAGGGGATCACCGAGCCGGAGCTGTTCGGGCCCTCGCGCAACCCGTGGAACACCGACCACACGCCGGGCGGATCCTCCGGCGGGTCCGGGGCCGCGGTGGCGGCCGGGATCGTGCCGGCCGCCGGCGCCAACGACGGCGGCGGGTCGATCCGGATCCCGGCGGCCTGCAACGGCCTGGTCGGGCTGAAGACCACCCGCGGGCTGCTGCCGCTGGGCCCGCAGAGCCTCGACGCCTCCAACGGCTTCGTCGTCCAGGGCGTGGTGACGCGTACGGTGCGCGACGCCGCCGGTCTCTACGACGCGCTCCTCGGCGACCGGTCGCTGGCGATGCTCCACGCCCCGCACCCCGACGGGCCGTTCTCCGAGGCGATCGCGGCCGCCCCGCGCCCGCTTCGGATCGGGTTCACCTCGACGTCGTCGATCACCGAGCCCGACCCGGAGGCGATCGCTGCCGTCGAGGACGCGGCGAAGGCCCTCGAGGCGCTCGGTCACCAGGTCGAGGAGGTCGAGGCGCCCTACGACGCCGCCGAGCTCGGCCGGGACTTCCTCACCATCTGGTTCGCCTCGGCCGCTGCCGAGGTCGCCGAGGCCAAGCTCCGCGTCGGCGCCAAGAACGCAGACTTCGAGGCCGACACCCTCGCCGTGGCCGAGCTCGGCCGGGCCGGGGGAGTGGTCGCCGTCGAGCTCGCGCACATCAACCGCCGCAGCCACGTACGCCGGCTGAGCGAGTTCCACGAGACGTACGACCTGCTGCTCACCCCGACGCTGGCGAAGCCGCCGCTGAAGGTCGGACAGCTCACCACGCCCAAGGCGCTGCAGACCGCGGCGCGGGTGCTCCACAAGGTGCACGGCGGCCGGGTGATGCGCGCGACCGGGATGATCGACCAGCTGGTCGACGAGAACCTCGGCTGGGTGCCCTACACCCAGCTCGCCAACATCACCGGGCGTCCCGCGATCTCGGTGCCGACCTACCGGACCGCGGCCGGGCTGCCGCTGGGCATCCAGCTCTCCGGGCAGCTCGGTGACGACGGACTGCTGCTGCAGGTCGCCGCCCAGCTGGAGGAGTCGAAGCCGTGGGCGGAGCACTGGCCGAAGCTCTGA
- a CDS encoding serine hydrolase domain-containing protein has translation MTLLGGAAVAATPEDPTRAVRTLASPAGQPPTITPDELAFTPRTVLRPGHPRQVGLDPAQIAKIRTELTRFLEPTTENPAHPLYAGATAIAVKDGVVVAHESVGKALRYGLDGTTVVELPADQQVAATTETMWDIASMSKLFTTTAILQLMEQGRLDLEAPVVTYLPEFAPHGKDAILVRHLLTHVSGLLAGPSPSLWAGYDTYEERVAAIMDTTPTHAPEQIYRYSDINLITLGLLVERLSGKTLDTYVHDHITEPLGMRDTMYNPPADRLDRVAATEYQPWAGRPMIRGEVHDENAWALGGVAGHAGVFSTAADMARFGQMFLNGGVYDGTRILEEDTVRLSLRDYTGARFTSSRGLGWELATTWYHGPIWSPVSFGHTGYTGTSIVMDPIGHQLVVLMTNRVHPSRDWGSNNPSRRAVSDALGMASAVRPASGRTSWFSGRANAKKATLDVPLAATENAKLRFDYFFDTEPRFDFGRLQYSTDGTTFSPLPWTLEGGGWSWETSEAVNGYGGRRWLRGRAALPAGTTTVRWTYETDSSSQGRGIYVDGIVVSQGWRTLFDSSRPADEARIVADGWGLSDR, from the coding sequence ATGACTCTCCTCGGCGGTGCCGCGGTGGCCGCGACGCCGGAGGACCCGACCAGGGCGGTCCGGACGCTCGCGTCGCCGGCGGGCCAACCGCCGACGATCACTCCCGACGAGCTCGCCTTCACCCCGCGCACCGTCCTGCGTCCCGGTCACCCTCGCCAGGTCGGCCTCGACCCGGCACAGATCGCGAAGATCCGCACCGAGCTGACCCGGTTCCTCGAGCCGACCACCGAGAACCCCGCCCACCCCCTGTACGCAGGAGCCACCGCGATCGCGGTCAAGGACGGCGTCGTCGTGGCGCACGAGAGCGTGGGCAAGGCGCTCAGGTACGGGCTCGACGGCACCACCGTCGTGGAGCTCCCGGCCGACCAGCAGGTCGCGGCGACCACGGAGACGATGTGGGACATCGCCTCGATGTCGAAGCTCTTCACCACGACCGCGATCCTCCAGCTGATGGAACAGGGCCGACTCGACCTCGAGGCTCCGGTGGTCACCTACCTGCCCGAGTTCGCGCCGCACGGCAAGGACGCGATCCTCGTGCGCCACCTGCTCACCCACGTCTCCGGACTGCTCGCCGGCCCGTCACCGTCGCTGTGGGCGGGCTACGACACCTACGAGGAGCGGGTCGCGGCGATCATGGACACGACGCCGACGCACGCGCCCGAGCAGATCTACCGCTACTCCGACATCAACCTGATCACCCTCGGGCTGCTGGTCGAGCGGCTGTCGGGGAAGACGCTGGACACCTACGTACACGACCACATCACCGAGCCGCTGGGCATGCGGGACACGATGTACAACCCGCCCGCCGACCGCCTCGACCGGGTCGCCGCCACCGAGTATCAGCCGTGGGCGGGGCGGCCGATGATCCGTGGCGAGGTGCACGACGAGAACGCTTGGGCGCTCGGCGGCGTCGCCGGCCACGCGGGCGTCTTCTCGACCGCCGCCGACATGGCGAGGTTCGGGCAGATGTTCCTCAACGGCGGTGTCTACGACGGCACCAGGATCCTGGAGGAGGACACCGTCAGGCTCTCGCTGCGCGACTACACCGGCGCCAGGTTCACCAGCTCGCGCGGCCTCGGCTGGGAGCTCGCCACGACCTGGTACCACGGCCCGATCTGGTCCCCGGTCTCCTTCGGTCACACCGGCTACACCGGCACCAGCATCGTGATGGACCCGATCGGCCACCAGCTCGTCGTGCTCATGACCAACCGCGTCCACCCGAGCCGCGACTGGGGCAGCAACAACCCCTCCCGCCGTGCCGTCTCCGACGCGCTGGGCATGGCCTCGGCGGTCCGGCCCGCGAGCGGGCGTACGTCGTGGTTCTCGGGGCGCGCGAACGCGAAGAAGGCGACGCTCGACGTGCCGCTCGCCGCAACGGAGAACGCGAAGCTCCGCTTCGACTACTTCTTCGACACCGAGCCGCGCTTCGACTTCGGCCGGCTGCAGTACTCCACCGACGGCACCACCTTCAGCCCGCTGCCGTGGACGCTCGAGGGCGGTGGCTGGAGCTGGGAGACCAGCGAGGCGGTCAACGGCTACGGCGGTCGCCGGTGGCTGCGCGGCCGGGCCGCCCTCCCCGCGGGCACCACCACGGTCAGGTGGACCTACGAGACCGACTCCTCCTCGCAGGGCCGCGGGATCTACGTCGACGGCATCGTGGTCAGCCAGGGGTGGCGTACGTTGTTCGACTCCTCGCGGCCCGCCGACGAGGCACGCATCGTCGCCGACGGCTGGGGTCTCAGCGACAGGTGA
- a CDS encoding bifunctional metallophosphatase/5'-nucleotidase produces the protein MPRNTRKLRPAVAVAAVALAAAAVATPVATSASAQTSAESAGKHLVDVQLLSFNDFHGNLEAPSGSSGRLITGHHIDPATGKPVDDTVNVGGVEYLASHLAEARKGHARSLTVAAGDLIGASPLLSAAFHDEPSIEALNKLGLDVTAVGNHEFDEGYKELQRIDAGGCIDDGDGKDNQNSCAAHEYQGADFDILASNVIEDASGKTILPAYSIKEVDGVKIGFIGMTLEATPDIVTAEGVKGLTFKDEVETANALVPVLKKKGVKAIVTLIHEGANLPKEKWTDPATGTVYDVNARYDYTCEGGGELVAGSPIVPIAQNLDPEIDMLVTGHTHNPYVCDVPDPEGKSRLVTSASSFGRLYTETNLKYNLKSRDIVRSSVKGSNLLVTRDVAKAPEQTTLINTYKELVRPIASRVLGSITTDVKRDQSPAGESALGDLIADAQLADQSTVVNGQVPVIAFMNPGGIRADLTAASSPYGEAVGDVTYDEAFTVQPFNNYLVSLTMTGQDIYDLLTQQVTGANAASHKILQVSKGFSYQISPTGPVDGSVMLNGQPIDKAASYRVVTNNFLQGGGDAFAAFTKGTDPYYGGLDIDAFAAYLEANSPYTPAALDRITGTH, from the coding sequence ATGCCTCGTAACACCCGAAAGCTTCGCCCCGCCGTGGCCGTTGCCGCCGTCGCTCTCGCGGCCGCCGCAGTCGCCACTCCGGTCGCGACCTCTGCCTCGGCGCAGACCAGCGCCGAGAGTGCTGGGAAGCACCTGGTCGATGTCCAGCTGCTCTCGTTCAACGACTTCCACGGCAACCTCGAGGCGCCGTCGGGTTCGAGCGGGCGGCTGATCACCGGCCACCACATCGACCCCGCCACCGGCAAGCCGGTCGATGACACCGTCAACGTCGGTGGCGTCGAATACCTCGCCTCCCACCTGGCCGAGGCCCGCAAGGGTCACGCCCGCTCCCTGACCGTGGCCGCGGGCGACCTGATCGGCGCCTCGCCGCTGCTCTCCGCCGCGTTCCACGACGAGCCGTCGATCGAGGCGCTCAACAAGCTCGGGCTGGACGTCACCGCGGTCGGCAACCACGAGTTCGACGAGGGCTACAAGGAGCTGCAGCGCATCGACGCCGGTGGCTGCATCGACGACGGCGACGGCAAGGACAACCAGAACTCCTGCGCCGCCCACGAGTACCAGGGCGCCGACTTCGACATCCTCGCCTCCAACGTGATCGAGGACGCCAGCGGCAAGACGATCCTGCCGGCCTACTCCATCAAGGAGGTCGACGGCGTCAAGATCGGCTTCATCGGCATGACCCTCGAGGCCACCCCCGACATCGTCACCGCCGAGGGCGTCAAGGGCCTCACCTTCAAGGACGAGGTCGAGACCGCCAACGCGCTCGTACCCGTGCTGAAGAAGAAGGGCGTCAAGGCGATCGTGACCCTCATCCACGAGGGTGCCAACCTGCCGAAGGAGAAGTGGACCGACCCTGCCACCGGCACGGTCTACGACGTCAACGCCCGCTACGACTACACCTGCGAGGGTGGCGGCGAGCTCGTCGCCGGCTCGCCGATCGTGCCGATCGCGCAGAACCTCGACCCCGAGATCGACATGCTGGTCACCGGCCACACCCACAACCCCTACGTCTGCGACGTACCCGACCCCGAGGGCAAGTCCCGCCTGGTCACCTCGGCCTCGTCCTTCGGACGGCTCTACACCGAGACCAACCTGAAGTACAACCTCAAGTCGCGCGACATCGTCCGCTCCTCGGTCAAGGGCTCGAACCTGCTCGTCACCCGTGACGTCGCCAAGGCTCCGGAGCAGACCACGCTGATCAACACCTACAAGGAGCTGGTCAGGCCGATCGCCTCCCGAGTGCTCGGCTCGATCACGACCGACGTCAAGCGCGACCAGAGCCCTGCCGGTGAGTCGGCGCTCGGTGACCTTATCGCCGACGCCCAGCTCGCCGACCAGTCGACGGTGGTCAACGGGCAGGTGCCGGTGATCGCGTTCATGAACCCGGGTGGCATCCGTGCCGACCTGACCGCGGCCAGCTCGCCCTACGGCGAGGCCGTCGGTGACGTCACCTACGACGAGGCGTTCACGGTCCAGCCGTTCAACAACTACCTGGTCTCGCTGACCATGACCGGCCAGGACATCTACGACCTGCTCACCCAGCAGGTCACCGGCGCCAACGCGGCCTCGCACAAGATCCTGCAGGTCTCGAAGGGCTTCTCCTACCAGATCAGCCCCACGGGTCCGGTCGACGGCTCGGTGATGCTGAACGGTCAGCCCATCGACAAGGCCGCGTCCTACCGGGTCGTGACCAACAACTTCCTGCAGGGCGGCGGCGACGCCTTCGCCGCCTTCACGAAGGGCACCGACCCCTACTACGGCGGCCTCGACATCGACGCCTTCGCCGCCTACCTCGAGGCGAACTCGCCCTACACCCCGGCTGCGCTCGACCGCATCACCGGAACCCACTGA
- a CDS encoding M20 family metallopeptidase encodes MTQPQQPNPFLVNQLRDEADARALVTKAVESSSPGAPRGILDAIRDRLVDLGPELVAVSHDLAEHPETGFEEHRSSAGLAEFVEAHGIEVARGAYGLPTALYASAGGAKDGPTIAVLSEYDALPGIGHGCGHNLIATVGVGAFLAIASVIDKLGGRAIWLGTPAEEGGGGKELMAQKGAFDGVDAAIMIHPFTYDTSEPVFLGRRQLKVTYVGVPAHASIQPFMGRNALDAANLLYTGVALNRQQMPPTDRVHAIITDGGLRPNVIPEHASIEFYVRSAYPETLKVLSQRLEEMAMGAALMTGCGVEFSWDESPVYLPIRNNSGLAQAWNRRYQERNHTVLAPGVVPDLLAGSTDFGNVSFRIPGLHAMVKIAEPDVSLHSREFAAAAVTPYADEVLVDAAYGLAAVAADYLSDAKLRETVREEFEEAGGAVDVTEFFG; translated from the coding sequence ATGACGCAGCCGCAGCAGCCGAATCCGTTCCTGGTCAACCAGCTTCGCGACGAGGCGGACGCCAGGGCGCTCGTCACGAAGGCCGTCGAGTCGAGCTCGCCGGGGGCGCCGCGGGGGATCCTGGACGCGATCCGCGACCGGCTCGTGGACCTCGGGCCGGAGCTGGTCGCGGTCTCCCACGACCTCGCCGAGCACCCCGAGACCGGCTTCGAGGAGCACCGCAGCTCGGCCGGGCTGGCGGAGTTCGTCGAGGCTCACGGCATCGAGGTCGCCCGGGGTGCCTACGGCCTCCCGACCGCTCTGTACGCCTCGGCGGGCGGCGCCAAGGACGGTCCGACGATCGCGGTGCTCTCCGAGTACGACGCACTTCCCGGCATCGGCCACGGCTGCGGCCACAACCTGATCGCGACCGTCGGCGTGGGTGCATTCCTGGCCATCGCGAGCGTGATCGACAAGCTCGGCGGCCGGGCGATCTGGCTCGGCACGCCGGCCGAGGAGGGCGGTGGCGGCAAGGAGCTGATGGCGCAGAAGGGCGCCTTCGACGGCGTCGACGCGGCGATCATGATCCACCCGTTCACCTATGACACCTCCGAGCCGGTCTTCCTCGGCCGCAGGCAGCTGAAGGTGACGTACGTCGGGGTGCCGGCGCACGCTTCGATCCAGCCGTTCATGGGGCGCAACGCCCTGGACGCGGCCAACCTGCTCTACACCGGCGTCGCGCTCAACCGGCAGCAGATGCCGCCGACCGACCGGGTGCACGCGATCATCACCGACGGCGGCCTGCGCCCCAACGTGATCCCGGAGCACGCCTCGATCGAGTTCTACGTACGCTCCGCCTATCCCGAGACGCTCAAGGTCCTCTCCCAGCGGCTCGAGGAGATGGCGATGGGAGCGGCCCTGATGACCGGCTGCGGGGTCGAGTTCAGCTGGGACGAGTCGCCGGTCTACCTGCCGATCCGCAACAACAGCGGCCTCGCACAGGCCTGGAACCGCCGCTACCAGGAGCGCAACCACACCGTCCTCGCGCCCGGTGTCGTCCCAGACCTGTTGGCCGGCTCCACCGACTTCGGCAACGTCTCCTTCCGGATCCCCGGACTGCACGCGATGGTCAAGATCGCCGAGCCCGACGTCTCCCTGCACAGCCGTGAGTTCGCCGCTGCCGCGGTCACGCCGTACGCCGACGAGGTGCTCGTCGATGCCGCCTACGGTCTGGCCGCGGTGGCCGCCGACTACCTCTCCGACGCGAAGCTGCGAGAGACGGTCCGCGAGGAGTTCGAGGAGGCCGGTGGAGCGGTGGACGTTACCGAATTTTTCGGCTGA
- a CDS encoding DoxX family protein, which produces MRTNSSLDLPLVGLAALFLGSGTLHLVRPQVFEPIVPPALPEPRKVVEVSGVAEIACGLGLLHPKTRRIAGLASAALLVGVFPANVQMSVDAGKRANRKRTAKSAGFFAGTLARLPLQWPMIKVALRAGKGTGA; this is translated from the coding sequence GTGCGAACTAACTCTTCTCTCGACCTCCCGCTCGTCGGGCTGGCCGCGCTGTTCCTGGGGTCGGGGACCCTGCATCTGGTGAGACCCCAGGTCTTCGAGCCGATCGTGCCGCCGGCGCTGCCGGAGCCGCGCAAGGTGGTCGAGGTCTCCGGGGTGGCCGAGATCGCGTGCGGGCTGGGGCTGCTGCATCCGAAGACCCGCCGGATCGCGGGGCTGGCCAGCGCCGCGCTGCTGGTCGGGGTGTTCCCTGCCAACGTGCAGATGAGCGTCGATGCGGGGAAGCGGGCCAACCGGAAGCGGACCGCCAAGTCGGCCGGGTTCTTCGCCGGTACGCTGGCACGGCTGCCGCTGCAGTGGCCGATGATCAAGGTGGCGCTGCGCGCCGGAAAGGGGACCGGCGCATGA